From Nicotiana tabacum cultivar K326 chromosome 22, ASM71507v2, whole genome shotgun sequence, one genomic window encodes:
- the LOC107790433 gene encoding asparagine--tRNA ligase, cytoplasmic 2 — protein sequence MASEQAPVEMPANFSKYTKRVMLKTILGRTDGGVGLVRQSVVIGGWVKSSMEIRKQPVTPPPAAPAPPVVSPKDVTCSEVFQSRIPLFRSIMKVFGAGEYRVREKLDVVVRKAPQPSVSILQVSDGSCVTSLQVLVDSALANPCQVMPTGTCVLIEGVLQQPSMQGKHYVELQAEKILHLGLVDESKYPLSKKRLPLESLRDCSHFRPRTTTVASVMRIHNSLTWATHAFFQDQGFLHVQVPIITSTDSEGFSEKFLVTTLLSKGKEYDQISPAKNAGVSVEAIRASIKEKTKKVEELSRTNSNKEALVAAQQDLKKTNELVSQLEARQKTKSGITIETRQFDFSKDFFTRQTYLTVSGRLHLESQACALGNVYSFGPRFKAEKLESKKSLAETWMVDVEMAFSELEDAMDCANDFLKFVCKRILDGCMEDLQFVLKRIDKSVMERLQFTISSSFERISYAEAIEILRQVAGKKFQSKIELGVSLTEEHESYLVDAIYKKPVIVYNHPKELKPFYVRLNDDGKTVATFDVILPKVGALIRGSQSEERFNVLSSRMKELGLQKQQYEWYLDLRRHGSAKTSGFSLMLEPLVLYATGLNDVKDVVPFARSFGRANN from the exons ATGGCCTCAGAGCAAGCTCCGGTTGAGATGCCAGCCAACTTTTCGAAATACACGAAAAGGGTGATGTTGAAAACTATATTAGGACGTACTGATGGTGGGGTTGGGTTAGTTCGTCAGAGTGTAGTAATTGGGGGGTGGGTTAAATCCTCTATGGAGATCAGAAAACAACCTGTAACGCCACCACCAGCGGCTCCTGCTCCTCCGGTTGTGAGTCCAAAAGATGTTACCTGTTCTGAAGTATTTCAATCTCGGATACCACTATTTAGGTCTATTATGAAGGTTTTTGGGGCAGGGGAATATCGTGTACGTGAAAAATTGGATGTTGTTGTTCGAAAGGCGCCTCAGCCCTCTGTCTCAATATTGCAAGTTAGTGATGGTTCTTGTGTGACAAGTCTTCAG GTTCTTGTGGACTCAGCACTAGCGAATCCGTGCCAAGTTATGCCAACTGGAACATGTGTATTAATTGAAGGTGTATTGCAGCAGCCATCAATGCAGGGGAAACATTATGTTGAGCTGCAAGCAGAGAAAATCTTACATCTTGGTTTGGTAGATGAATCTAAGTATCCATTATCTAAGAAACGATTGCCTCTGGAATCTTTAAGAGATTGTTCCCACTTTCGGCCACGGACAACAACG GTGGCATCTGTCATGCGAATTCATAATTCCCTTACTTGGGCAACTCATGCCTTCTTCCAAGATCAAGGGTTCCTTCACGTTCAAGTACCCATAATTACAAGCACTGATTCTGAAGGTTTTAGTGAGAAATTTCTTGTTACCACTCTTCTTAGCAAGGGGAAAGAGTATGACCAAATTAGTCCCGCCAAAAACGCTGGAGTCAGTGTTGAAGCCATCCGGGCTTCTATCAAAGAAAAAACTAAGAAAGTTGAAGAACTAAGCAGAACTAACAGCAATAAGGAAGCCTTAGTTGCTGCACAGCAGGACCTGAAGAAAACAAATGAGCTAGTATCACAGCTGGAAGCTAGGCAAAAAACAAAATCTGGAATCACAATTGAAACCAGACAATTTGACTTCTCTAAAGATTTCTTTACACGCCAGACTTATCTAACAGTTTCTGGTCGTCTTCATCTTGAGAGTCAAGCCTGTGCTCTTGGAAATGTCTACTCATTTGGCCCCAGATTTAAAGCAGAGAAATTAGAGTCCAAAAAGTCATTAGCTGAGACATGGATGGTAGATGTTGAAATGGCCTTCTCAGAGTTAGAG GATGCCATGGATTGCGCAAACGACTTTTTGAAGTTTGTATGCAAAAGAATCCTAGACGGTTGCATGGAAGATCTAcaatttgtcttgaaaagaatAGACAAATCTGTTATGGAGCGCCTCCAATTTACCATATCAAGTTCATTTGAGAGGATTTCTTATGCCGAAGCCATAGAAATTCTGAGACAG GTTGCTGGGAAGAAATTTCAGAGTAAGATAGAATTGGGAGTTTCTTTGACCGAAGAACATGAAAG CTATTTGGTTGATGCGATATATAAAAAACCAGTCATTGTATACAACCATCCAAAAGAACTTAAGCCATTTTATGTCCGTTTGAATGATGATGGCAAAACAGTTGCAACATTTGATGTGATTCTACCAAAG GTGGGAGCTCTGATTAGGGGAAGCCAAAGTGAAGAACGGTTCAATGTGTTGAGCTCAAG AATGAAGGAACTGGGCTTGCAAAAACAGCAATATGAATGGTATCTAGATCTTCGCAGGCATGGCTCTGCCAAAACCTCTGGTTTCAGCCTAATGCTTGAACCTTTGGTGCTTTATGCCACTGGCCTGAATGATGTCAAAGATGTTGTACCTTTCGCTAGAAGTTTCGGCAGAGCCAATAACTAA